A single Altererythrobacter sp. BO-6 DNA region contains:
- a CDS encoding TetR family transcriptional regulator: MQDALEQATKPVATRKQAEKRQKLLAQAAIQINSNGAGSINLDAVAKAAGLSRNAIYYYVSDKSELAYLCLSATCDAIQEDLDEALAGFDDPALQISEFVRLNLIERSGRLAVLGDYDLLGGEQCSELLAKERKILDGLAGCVARGIASGRFRAVDPHLVANCSIGMINWVRLAPRWLGEPLDDANGRRLADAICELLLRGFAARDKLPTSHWPFVEQLTVTKVNPFDRGEAREQKRDQLLATASQLFNRRGIDGTSLNDIVAELGATKGVFYHYFRDKTELVVECYNRAFELYDTFVEAARSYGTNGFERALITNHLNCQAQLGSAPPLTLQTGLDALPESVRSQFITRSQKIWLEVQRLFASGVDDGSCRAGDIRSMTEAAAGTFAWLARGGLANSGKSAWELADAICDVVGYGILIDRN; the protein is encoded by the coding sequence ATGCAAGACGCCTTGGAGCAAGCAACGAAGCCAGTCGCAACGCGCAAGCAGGCGGAGAAACGACAGAAATTGCTCGCGCAAGCTGCCATCCAGATCAACAGCAATGGAGCGGGCAGCATCAACCTCGATGCGGTTGCAAAGGCAGCGGGTCTGTCGCGCAACGCGATCTACTATTACGTCAGCGACAAGTCGGAACTTGCCTATCTCTGCCTTTCCGCAACCTGCGACGCCATCCAGGAAGACCTTGATGAAGCTTTGGCCGGGTTTGATGACCCCGCCCTGCAGATTAGCGAATTTGTCCGGCTCAACCTAATCGAACGATCAGGCAGGCTGGCAGTGCTTGGGGACTATGACTTGCTCGGAGGTGAGCAGTGCTCGGAGTTGCTTGCCAAGGAGAGGAAGATACTTGACGGTCTAGCTGGCTGTGTGGCTCGCGGCATAGCTTCGGGCCGGTTCCGGGCGGTTGATCCTCATCTCGTGGCAAATTGCTCAATAGGCATGATTAATTGGGTGAGGTTGGCTCCACGCTGGCTCGGCGAACCCCTGGATGACGCTAATGGCCGGCGCCTGGCCGATGCCATATGCGAGTTGCTCTTGCGTGGTTTTGCGGCGAGAGACAAACTTCCGACTTCGCATTGGCCATTTGTCGAGCAGCTTACGGTGACGAAGGTCAATCCGTTCGATCGGGGCGAAGCTCGAGAGCAAAAGCGCGACCAACTCCTTGCTACGGCTTCGCAATTGTTCAATCGCCGCGGCATCGACGGAACTTCGCTCAACGATATCGTCGCTGAATTGGGTGCGACGAAGGGTGTATTCTACCACTATTTCAGGGACAAGACCGAGCTGGTGGTCGAATGCTACAATCGAGCGTTTGAGCTTTACGACACCTTCGTGGAAGCCGCGCGTTCATACGGGACCAACGGCTTTGAGAGGGCACTCATCACTAATCACCTTAACTGTCAGGCTCAGCTCGGTTCCGCCCCGCCGCTCACTCTTCAAACCGGCCTAGACGCCCTTCCGGAAAGCGTTCGCTCGCAGTTCATCACCCGCTCGCAGAAGATCTGGTTGGAGGTGCAGCGGCTCTTCGCATCCGGCGTGGATGATGGCAGCTGTCGGGCAGGCGATATTCGTTCAATGACCGAAGCGGCGGCGGGAACATTTGCATGGCTGGCAAGAGGTGGCTTGGCCAACTCAGGCAAGTCGGCGTGGGAGTTGGCAGACGCGATCTGCGATGTTGTCGGATATGGTATCTTGATAGATCGAAACTGA